Proteins from a genomic interval of Diaphorobacter sp. HDW4A:
- a CDS encoding acyl-CoA dehydrogenase family protein, producing the protein MNTFSISTPDQYQEIRDAVRSLCKQYPDEYHRKIDEARGYPEEFVNALTKAGWLAALIPQEYDGPGLSMAEASVIMEEINRSGGNSGACHGQMYVMNTIVFSGTEAQRQKYLPRIASGELRVQSMGVTEPTTGSDTTKLKTTAVKKDGRWVINGQKVWISRVQHSDLLILLARTTPIDQVQKKSEGLSCFIVELDKAIGNGLEVRPILNMVNHETNELFFDNLELPEDALLGTEGKGLKVLFEGLNAERTLIASECIGDGYWFLEKACNYANDRNVFGRPIGQNQGVQFPLAEAFIELEAANLMRWRACQKIDARASAGTEANMAKYLAAKASWEAANACLQTHGGFGFACEYDIERKFRETRLYQVAPISTNMILGHVAEHVLRLPRSY; encoded by the coding sequence ATGAACACTTTTTCAATCTCGACGCCTGATCAATATCAGGAAATCCGCGATGCCGTTCGCAGCCTCTGCAAGCAGTATCCAGATGAATACCATCGCAAGATCGACGAGGCGCGTGGCTATCCCGAAGAGTTCGTCAACGCGCTGACCAAGGCCGGCTGGCTGGCCGCGTTGATCCCGCAGGAATATGATGGCCCAGGTCTTTCGATGGCTGAAGCATCGGTCATCATGGAGGAGATCAACCGCTCGGGCGGCAATTCCGGTGCTTGCCACGGCCAGATGTATGTGATGAACACCATCGTTTTCAGCGGCACCGAAGCGCAGAGGCAGAAGTATCTGCCACGCATCGCTTCCGGTGAGCTGCGGGTGCAATCCATGGGTGTGACCGAGCCCACAACGGGAAGCGACACAACCAAACTCAAGACTACGGCGGTCAAGAAGGATGGTCGATGGGTCATCAATGGCCAGAAGGTCTGGATTTCCCGAGTACAACACAGTGATCTGCTGATCTTGCTGGCACGTACTACACCCATTGATCAGGTGCAGAAGAAGAGCGAAGGCCTCTCGTGCTTCATCGTCGAACTGGACAAGGCGATTGGCAATGGGCTTGAGGTGCGCCCCATTCTCAACATGGTCAATCACGAGACCAATGAGCTGTTTTTCGACAATCTGGAACTGCCAGAAGATGCACTGCTTGGAACCGAAGGAAAAGGTCTCAAGGTGCTGTTCGAGGGCTTGAACGCCGAGCGCACTTTGATCGCGTCGGAGTGTATCGGTGATGGGTACTGGTTCCTTGAAAAGGCCTGTAACTATGCCAATGATCGAAATGTGTTCGGTCGCCCGATCGGTCAGAACCAGGGGGTGCAGTTCCCATTGGCTGAGGCCTTCATCGAACTGGAAGCGGCTAACCTTATGCGATGGCGCGCTTGTCAGAAGATCGACGCGCGAGCGAGCGCAGGCACGGAAGCCAACATGGCGAAGTACCTTGCAGCCAAGGCCAGCTGGGAGGCAGCCAATGCATGCCTGCAGACTCATGGCGGCTTTGGATTTGCCTGCGAATACGACATCGAGCGCAAGTTCCGCGAGACACGTCTTTATCAGGTAGCGCCGATTTCAACCAACATGATTCTTGGGCACGTGGCAGAGCACGTGCTGCGCCTTCCGCGTTCGTATTGA
- a CDS encoding MaoC family dehydratase N-terminal domain-containing protein: MCAEQSLSLDAWVGRSIELTDVVTTAPVSLMRATLDYPQVTGSTDLPPLWHWLYFLPQARQSDIGADGHPRRGGFLPPIALPRRMWAGSRLEFLRPIEVGAAVRRLSTIKSIQEKSGRSGNLIFVTVQHDASDAYGVAGREEQDIVYRDALAVAAPSGTSNVQPKPIKWDPQFSRTIIPDPVLLMRYSALTFNGHRIHYDRPYAMQEEGYPGLVVHGPLIATLLLEELRSTHSEKSIRSFDFKAVSPLFDTAPFKVNVRVDGDTARLWATGTEGQLAMQAGAVMN, translated from the coding sequence ATGTGCGCAGAGCAGTCTCTTTCTTTGGATGCCTGGGTAGGCCGCAGCATCGAGTTGACCGATGTGGTGACTACCGCACCTGTTTCACTCATGCGAGCCACATTGGACTATCCGCAAGTCACAGGGAGCACGGATCTGCCGCCGCTGTGGCACTGGCTCTATTTCTTGCCGCAGGCACGCCAGTCCGATATCGGTGCAGATGGGCATCCCAGGCGTGGAGGTTTTCTTCCTCCCATCGCATTGCCACGTCGTATGTGGGCGGGAAGCAGGTTGGAGTTTCTGCGACCGATTGAAGTGGGTGCCGCCGTCCGGAGGCTTTCAACGATCAAGAGCATTCAGGAGAAATCGGGGCGCAGTGGAAACCTGATCTTCGTGACGGTTCAGCATGATGCTTCCGATGCTTATGGTGTTGCCGGTCGCGAAGAGCAGGACATCGTGTATCGCGATGCACTAGCCGTAGCTGCGCCTTCCGGGACTTCAAATGTGCAACCAAAGCCGATTAAATGGGACCCTCAGTTCTCACGCACGATCATCCCTGATCCGGTGCTGCTCATGCGTTATTCAGCGCTGACATTCAATGGCCACCGCATTCACTACGACCGACCCTATGCCATGCAGGAAGAAGGCTACCCGGGGCTTGTCGTTCATGGGCCTTTGATCGCCACGCTGTTGCTGGAAGAGCTACGCAGCACCCATTCCGAAAAGTCCATCAGAAGCTTCGATTTCAAGGCAGTGAGTCCATTGTTCGATACCGCGCCATTCAAGGTGAATGTCCGCGTGGATGGCGACACGGCGCGGCTGTGGGCTACTGGGACCGAGGGGCAGCTTGCCATGCAGGCCGGTGCAGTGATGAATTGA
- a CDS encoding CaiB/BaiF CoA-transferase family protein yields MQVQENSRKGPLSGITVITLEHAIAAPFCTRQLADLGARVIKVERPGVGDFARAYDHRTRGLASHFVWTNRSKESLTLDLKQEKASDILGELIAGADVLVQNLAPGAAARMGLSFEALHAKHPRLIVCDISGYGSDGPYRDKKAYDLLIQSEAAFLSITGTTNEPCKAGNSIADIAAGMYAYTGILSALLQRNISGEGSHVEVSMLEALSEWMGFPMYYAYDGQSQPGRNGAAHATIYPYGPFEAGDGKVVMLGLQNEREWKVFCEKVLHSPGLATDPRFDTNVHRVEHRAELKQVILDIFSSLSAQAVVERLDEAQIANAAVNQVADLWTHPQLLARKRFRSIGSSAGELQALLPPATVSSFDTRMDSVPGLSENSEAILHQLGRSAAEIAALRDEGVI; encoded by the coding sequence ATGCAAGTTCAGGAAAATTCAAGAAAAGGTCCGCTCAGCGGAATCACGGTCATCACGCTGGAGCATGCCATTGCAGCGCCTTTCTGCACGCGGCAGTTGGCTGACCTCGGCGCGCGTGTCATCAAGGTCGAGCGCCCGGGCGTTGGCGACTTTGCCCGTGCCTACGATCACCGCACGCGCGGCTTGGCGTCGCACTTTGTGTGGACCAATCGTTCAAAGGAAAGCCTGACGCTCGACCTCAAGCAGGAGAAGGCTTCGGACATCCTTGGCGAACTCATTGCCGGCGCGGACGTGCTGGTCCAGAACCTGGCGCCGGGCGCGGCTGCGCGTATGGGCTTGTCCTTCGAGGCGCTGCATGCTAAGCATCCGAGGCTCATCGTCTGCGACATCTCTGGTTATGGCAGCGATGGCCCTTATCGCGACAAAAAGGCGTATGACTTGCTGATCCAGAGCGAGGCCGCATTTCTGTCGATCACGGGAACGACCAACGAACCATGCAAGGCAGGAAATTCCATCGCAGATATCGCGGCTGGCATGTACGCCTATACCGGCATTCTCAGCGCGCTTTTGCAGAGAAACATCAGTGGAGAAGGCTCGCACGTGGAGGTGTCCATGCTGGAAGCGCTGAGCGAGTGGATGGGATTCCCGATGTATTACGCGTATGACGGACAGAGCCAACCTGGCAGAAACGGCGCTGCGCACGCAACCATCTATCCCTATGGCCCATTCGAGGCCGGGGATGGCAAGGTGGTGATGTTGGGCTTGCAGAACGAGCGTGAATGGAAGGTCTTCTGCGAGAAGGTACTGCATTCACCGGGCCTGGCTACGGATCCGCGATTCGACACAAATGTGCACCGCGTAGAGCACCGCGCGGAGCTCAAGCAAGTAATTCTCGACATCTTCTCAAGCCTCAGCGCGCAAGCAGTCGTTGAGCGACTCGATGAGGCGCAAATTGCCAATGCTGCAGTCAACCAGGTGGCTGACCTTTGGACGCATCCACAACTGCTCGCGCGAAAACGTTTCAGATCCATTGGGTCATCAGCGGGCGAGCTTCAAGCCTTGTTGCCGCCTGCCACGGTCAGTAGTTTTGATACACGCATGGATTCTGTTCCGGGACTGAGCGAGAACAGCGAGGCTATCTTGCATCAACTGGGCCGCAGCGCTGCCGAGATTGCCGCGTTGCGTGACGAAGGTGTGATCTGA
- a CDS encoding CoA ester lyase has protein sequence MSIQCSQLSIVVRARSFLFVPANQPERVFKALATATDCVIVDLEDAVAPGSKQVAREQLAQTLQQCGAQQLKNMLVRVNAVGTPWHEADIALLRHWMNTGLATMLPKAECAASLREVAKNLGPDTQLVALIESLAGLDAANALASDAQVARLAFGHLDFQLDLGMQASAQEPELAFARNAVVCASRRAGLPAPIDGVTVDTGNADRLISDASRARAFGFGAKLCIHPSQILHVNEAFGYTDAERDWATKVLEGAAKHAGETFSLDGRMVDLPVIRAAQAALRT, from the coding sequence ATGTCGATTCAATGTTCTCAATTGTCCATAGTGGTCCGGGCGCGCAGTTTCCTGTTTGTTCCAGCAAACCAGCCCGAACGCGTCTTCAAAGCGCTGGCAACAGCCACAGACTGCGTCATTGTTGATCTCGAGGATGCCGTCGCACCCGGCAGCAAACAGGTCGCTCGTGAACAGCTTGCACAAACACTCCAGCAATGCGGCGCACAGCAATTGAAGAACATGCTGGTTCGCGTGAATGCGGTGGGTACGCCATGGCACGAAGCCGACATTGCGCTGCTCAGACACTGGATGAATACAGGGTTGGCTACCATGCTTCCCAAGGCCGAGTGCGCAGCTTCATTGCGCGAGGTGGCGAAGAATCTGGGACCTGACACTCAGCTTGTGGCGCTGATTGAATCCTTGGCTGGACTTGACGCCGCCAATGCACTGGCGAGTGATGCTCAGGTCGCGCGTCTTGCCTTTGGCCATCTCGACTTTCAATTGGATCTGGGAATGCAGGCGTCAGCGCAGGAACCTGAATTGGCATTTGCCCGCAACGCCGTCGTCTGCGCGTCCCGTCGCGCAGGCCTACCTGCGCCCATTGATGGCGTCACCGTAGATACGGGCAATGCAGATCGCCTGATATCCGATGCTAGCCGTGCTCGTGCTTTCGGCTTTGGGGCAAAGCTGTGCATCCATCCTTCACAAATCCTGCACGTGAATGAGGCGTTTGGCTACACCGATGCCGAACGCGACTGGGCGACGAAGGTATTGGAAGGGGCGGCAAAGCATGCGGGCGAAACTTTCAGCCTCGACGGGCGCATGGTGGATCTCCCGGTGATACGTGCTGCGCAAGCGGCGTTGCGCACGTAG
- a CDS encoding alpha-hydroxy acid oxidase: MYQLYIQTKRDNNMNIQFAVNLEDLRLLARRKLPKIAFEFIDGGADDEHCMRRNRDAFTRHCLVPRYLRDVSQVDQSVQLFGHRYASPIGISPTGLAGLWRPGADLMQALAAKAANVPFMLSSSANSSIEEAMELAPENVWFQMYCTRDERINNDMVQRAIRTKVRVLVVTVDVPVNSNRERNKRNGFARPFRMTPAVAFEALGHPLWVLRYLRTGGVPMMKNWQPYAPAGANAEAVADLFGTLTPAPLVSWDNIVRIRRAWHGPLAIKGIMHPDDARKAVELGADGLVVSNHGGRQLDAAPSPVEMLPLIREAVGDDCTLILDSGVRRGSDVVIARCLGADSAIFGRPSLFGVAAAGQAGVSKALQIMKNEIDMVLKQMGCTSFASLNPGNLFSPDSPFQPSRFPSTGEKRVDPVRFDQV, from the coding sequence ATGTACCAGCTGTACATCCAAACAAAGAGAGACAACAACATGAATATTCAGTTCGCTGTGAACCTTGAAGATCTGCGCCTGCTGGCACGCAGAAAATTGCCAAAAATTGCTTTTGAATTCATCGATGGCGGCGCAGACGACGAGCATTGCATGCGTCGCAATCGCGATGCATTCACGCGGCACTGTCTGGTCCCTCGCTACTTGCGCGATGTGTCCCAAGTGGATCAGAGCGTGCAACTGTTCGGGCATCGCTATGCGAGCCCGATCGGCATCTCGCCCACAGGACTTGCGGGCCTCTGGCGGCCGGGTGCGGATCTCATGCAGGCCCTGGCGGCCAAAGCGGCGAACGTGCCGTTCATGCTGTCGAGCTCCGCCAACTCATCCATCGAGGAAGCGATGGAACTTGCCCCTGAAAACGTCTGGTTCCAGATGTATTGCACACGCGATGAACGCATTAACAACGACATGGTGCAACGCGCCATCCGTACCAAGGTGCGCGTACTGGTGGTGACCGTGGATGTGCCGGTGAACTCCAATCGCGAACGCAACAAGCGCAATGGCTTTGCGCGCCCGTTCCGTATGACGCCAGCCGTCGCTTTCGAGGCGCTGGGCCACCCGCTGTGGGTGCTTCGCTATCTGCGCACCGGTGGCGTGCCGATGATGAAGAACTGGCAGCCCTATGCACCAGCCGGAGCCAATGCGGAAGCGGTAGCGGATCTGTTCGGCACGCTCACGCCAGCGCCACTGGTCTCATGGGACAACATCGTGCGCATCCGCCGCGCGTGGCATGGTCCTTTGGCCATCAAAGGAATCATGCACCCCGACGATGCGCGCAAGGCCGTTGAGCTTGGCGCGGACGGCTTGGTGGTCTCAAACCACGGAGGTCGTCAACTGGATGCAGCGCCATCTCCTGTAGAAATGTTGCCCCTGATTCGCGAAGCGGTAGGCGATGATTGCACCTTGATTCTGGATAGCGGTGTGCGAAGAGGATCCGATGTGGTGATTGCGCGCTGCCTAGGAGCTGACTCGGCAATCTTCGGGCGCCCCTCCTTGTTCGGTGTGGCCGCAGCAGGACAAGCAGGAGTGAGTAAGGCGTTGCAGATCATGAAGAATGAAATCGATATGGTTTTGAAGCAGATGGGGTGCACATCCTTTGCTTCACTGAATCCGGGCAATTTATTCAGTCCGGATTCGCCATTTCAACCATCCCGATTTCCGTCAACGGGTGAAAAGCGTGTTGACCCGGTAAGGTTTGACCAAGTTTGA
- a CDS encoding MFS transporter, with the protein MKEDSVKGQPALWRVCTAAVVGSAIEGFDFLAYGTASALVFGKVFFSNLDPVTASIASFGTFATGLLARPFGGLIFGHYGDRIGRKHMLSLSLVMMGLATVGLGLVPSYAAIGLWAPLLLVLLRIVQGIAFGGEFGGAILMAVEHAPPKWKGILGALPLAGVPMGLVLSSSAFALVTKLPESSFLEWGWRLPFLASVLLVVGGYYIRSAIPESPEFLEVQKQSNTSKMPALELMRKHWKLTLFTIGNKLGEVTLYYTVTVFLIAYAIKIGYSRSDTIQALLYGAMAQVTGMVIAGWFCSRFDGRNIARIGGLVLAAAIPGLIALIESRSAFSLDLAMILALGVVHPMIYAPQAAFYSAQFPAHLRYSGLSVGIQFGAAIGGGLAPIVATQLAAHYGNLSGVVYYVGAMGLLATICASFMRRSEPKTQREHELAVVGS; encoded by the coding sequence ATGAAAGAAGACAGTGTGAAAGGACAGCCAGCGCTATGGCGGGTCTGTACCGCAGCCGTGGTCGGTTCGGCCATCGAAGGCTTTGATTTTCTGGCTTACGGCACGGCATCGGCGCTGGTGTTTGGCAAGGTGTTCTTTTCCAATCTCGATCCAGTCACGGCCAGCATCGCCTCGTTCGGCACCTTCGCGACCGGTCTGTTGGCAAGGCCCTTTGGTGGCCTGATCTTCGGGCACTATGGCGACCGGATCGGGCGCAAGCACATGCTCTCGCTCAGCCTGGTGATGATGGGGCTGGCCACGGTGGGGTTGGGCCTGGTTCCAAGCTACGCGGCCATTGGCTTGTGGGCACCTTTGCTGCTGGTGTTGCTGCGCATTGTTCAGGGCATCGCATTCGGTGGTGAATTCGGCGGCGCGATTCTCATGGCGGTGGAGCATGCTCCACCCAAGTGGAAAGGCATCCTCGGCGCTTTGCCTTTGGCGGGCGTGCCGATGGGGCTGGTTCTATCTTCGAGTGCCTTTGCGCTGGTGACCAAATTGCCTGAGAGCAGCTTTCTGGAGTGGGGCTGGCGCTTGCCGTTTCTTGCCAGCGTACTCCTGGTGGTCGGCGGGTACTACATTCGCTCAGCCATTCCAGAGTCGCCGGAGTTTCTGGAAGTGCAAAAGCAAAGCAACACGAGCAAGATGCCTGCTTTGGAGCTGATGCGCAAACACTGGAAGCTCACCTTGTTCACCATTGGCAACAAGCTGGGCGAAGTGACGCTGTACTACACGGTGACCGTGTTCCTGATCGCATACGCCATCAAGATCGGCTACAGCCGAAGCGACACGATTCAGGCGCTGCTCTATGGTGCGATGGCACAGGTGACGGGGATGGTGATCGCCGGGTGGTTCTGCTCGCGTTTTGATGGGCGCAACATCGCACGCATCGGAGGGCTGGTGCTGGCTGCGGCGATTCCAGGGCTGATCGCACTGATCGAGAGCCGCAGTGCGTTCAGTCTGGATCTGGCAATGATCCTGGCGTTGGGCGTTGTTCACCCCATGATCTATGCGCCGCAAGCGGCCTTCTACAGCGCGCAGTTTCCGGCACATCTGCGGTACTCTGGGTTGTCTGTCGGCATCCAGTTCGGCGCGGCCATCGGCGGAGGCTTAGCTCCTATCGTTGCAACGCAACTGGCGGCGCACTATGGGAACCTGAGTGGAGTGGTTTACTACGTTGGGGCGATGGGATTGTTGGCGACGATCTGCGCGAGCTTCATGCGTCGCTCGGAGCCGAAGACGCAACGCGAACATGAACTGGCTGTGGTTGGGAGCTGA
- a CDS encoding EthD family reductase, with amino-acid sequence MHHNAVKRIGFLVKKAAMSQEQFENYWLNKHAELCKSVPHVLRYSINLVDRQRFPQLGYDGISEIWFKSEAALAAALASSEGKTLLGDSANFAERGMSVFAREFQIIWN; translated from the coding sequence ATGCATCACAACGCCGTTAAACGTATTGGCTTTCTGGTGAAGAAAGCCGCGATGTCTCAGGAGCAGTTCGAAAACTACTGGCTCAACAAGCACGCGGAGCTATGCAAGAGTGTTCCGCATGTGCTGCGTTACAGCATCAATCTGGTGGATCGTCAGCGCTTCCCTCAGCTGGGTTATGACGGTATCTCCGAGATCTGGTTCAAATCCGAAGCCGCACTCGCCGCCGCACTTGCATCGTCTGAAGGAAAAACGCTTCTGGGCGACTCCGCCAACTTCGCAGAGCGGGGTATGTCTGTCTTCGCACGTGAGTTTCAGATCATCTGGAACTGA
- a CDS encoding class II aldolase/adducin family protein: protein MKRDLPINTRDTVSEQEWETRVNLAAAYRLMPLFGMSDLIYNHITASIPGQPDRILINPFGFMYEEITASSLITIDLEGNEIFNPNETYGVNRAGYVIHSAVHTARQDVHCVIHTHSRAGMAVSALKCGLLPLTQTAMRFASVPYHDFEGPAIDLGERERLVKDLGMHDSMVLRNHGLLVASADIAQAFNTVYWLEMACRAQVDAMACNAELNHADPDVVARTEHLYKPEVRRPHGVLEWPAMLRYLDRRDPSYKN, encoded by the coding sequence ATGAAAAGAGACCTGCCCATCAACACCCGGGATACCGTTTCCGAGCAGGAGTGGGAAACCCGCGTCAATCTCGCCGCAGCCTATCGGCTGATGCCGCTTTTTGGCATGAGCGATTTGATCTACAACCACATCACCGCGAGCATTCCCGGCCAACCCGACCGCATTCTCATCAACCCGTTCGGGTTCATGTATGAAGAAATCACCGCCTCCAGCCTGATCACCATCGACCTAGAAGGCAATGAAATCTTCAACCCCAACGAAACCTATGGCGTGAACCGCGCCGGTTATGTGATCCACAGCGCAGTGCATACAGCGCGCCAAGACGTGCATTGCGTCATCCACACCCATTCACGCGCCGGCATGGCGGTGTCTGCGCTCAAATGCGGATTGCTGCCATTGACCCAGACGGCGATGCGATTCGCCAGCGTTCCGTACCACGACTTCGAAGGCCCGGCGATTGACCTCGGCGAGCGCGAACGTCTGGTGAAGGATCTCGGCATGCACGACTCCATGGTCCTGCGCAATCATGGTCTGCTGGTCGCCAGCGCCGACATCGCACAGGCCTTCAACACCGTGTACTGGCTTGAGATGGCTTGCAGAGCCCAGGTAGATGCCATGGCTTGCAACGCCGAGCTCAACCACGCGGACCCAGACGTCGTTGCCCGCACGGAACACCTCTACAAACCCGAAGTGCGTCGCCCGCATGGTGTGCTGGAGTGGCCCGCCATGCTCCGCTACCTTGACCGCCGTGACCCTTCGTACAAAAACTGA
- a CDS encoding NAD(P)-dependent oxidoreductase produces the protein MPTLRNIGWFGLGNMGAPMVANLLNAGLTVTACDLNPANAAPLQSIQGFHFNRSAAETVADKDAIVCMLPDSKVVDAVIWGQRGIAQHLREGSVVIDMGSSNPANSKVNAERLLAQGIHFVDAPVSGGIKRAINGTLSVMAGGSLAAFELAQPLLAHLGGSIIRVGEAGAGHAVKALNNYVSAAGLIAVSEALVAAQRFGIDPHLVNQVFNVSSGKNATTELKVEPSMLSGTYDYGFALKLMRKDVATAEEFITAMNIADPFVRSVLQISANADDALGPRADHTAVHAYIASRH, from the coding sequence ATGCCGACGCTGAGAAATATCGGATGGTTTGGCCTCGGCAATATGGGTGCGCCTATGGTTGCCAATCTGCTCAATGCCGGTTTGACTGTCACCGCATGTGACCTGAACCCGGCCAATGCAGCACCCTTGCAATCCATTCAGGGGTTTCACTTCAACCGGAGTGCGGCAGAAACGGTTGCCGACAAGGACGCCATCGTCTGCATGCTGCCCGACAGCAAAGTGGTAGATGCCGTGATCTGGGGCCAGAGGGGCATTGCACAACATCTGCGGGAGGGTTCGGTCGTCATCGACATGGGTTCCTCCAATCCCGCTAACTCCAAAGTCAACGCTGAGCGGCTTCTGGCCCAGGGCATTCATTTTGTGGATGCACCGGTGTCCGGAGGCATCAAGCGGGCGATCAATGGAACATTGTCCGTCATGGCCGGAGGATCCCTTGCTGCGTTTGAACTGGCACAGCCCCTGCTAGCGCATCTTGGCGGCAGCATCATCCGCGTGGGCGAAGCAGGCGCGGGCCATGCGGTCAAGGCGCTCAACAACTATGTATCTGCCGCAGGCTTGATTGCCGTGAGTGAGGCACTGGTGGCAGCGCAGCGCTTCGGCATCGACCCGCATCTGGTCAATCAGGTGTTCAACGTTTCATCGGGCAAGAACGCCACCACCGAACTGAAGGTGGAGCCTTCCATGCTCAGCGGCACCTATGACTACGGCTTTGCGCTCAAGCTCATGCGCAAGGATGTGGCGACCGCCGAGGAGTTCATCACCGCCATGAACATTGCCGATCCGTTCGTTCGCAGCGTGCTCCAGATTTCCGCCAACGCGGATGACGCTCTAGGCCCACGCGCCGATCACACCGCCGTGCATGCCTACATCGCTTCCAGACACTGA
- a CDS encoding carboxymuconolactone decarboxylase family protein: protein MNPESITAGAKTRAQVLGQNHVNQSLTKADEFSKPMEELASAYCWDEIWNRPGLDRRMRSALNLAMLSALNRPQQLKLHIKGALNNGLSQSEIQEILLQAAVYCGIPAGMDAFRVAREVFSEGGV from the coding sequence ATGAATCCAGAATCCATTACAGCAGGCGCGAAGACACGCGCGCAAGTGCTGGGCCAAAACCATGTGAACCAATCTCTCACGAAGGCAGACGAGTTTTCCAAACCTATGGAAGAGCTTGCCTCCGCCTATTGCTGGGACGAAATCTGGAATCGCCCAGGACTTGATCGCCGCATGCGCAGCGCTCTGAACCTGGCAATGCTGAGCGCGCTCAACCGGCCACAGCAGCTCAAGCTGCATATAAAAGGTGCACTCAACAATGGCCTGAGCCAATCGGAAATTCAAGAGATCCTGCTGCAAGCCGCGGTGTATTGCGGCATTCCTGCGGGCATGGACGCATTCCGCGTGGCACGTGAAGTGTTCAGCGAAGGAGGCGTGTGA
- a CDS encoding IclR family transcriptional regulator: MLETMLAADACIDLPPNGMDVPIAQAKGRSRARQVPANSSANDQVCAPTGTRSVERTLAIIKELSCRGEFGWRLTDLAEHVGLDRATCHRILSCLVNEGFAQRYPQDAKYYPGHLLFEMGLALPQYSQLRELAEPRLAHLSLLTGCIASLSLRSGNDLVCVFQQRGNIELAGMMIRVGTRRPLIGAVGGLAMLDALPQVIAQRIIDSNVESEESHRGVRRLEGFERMREHSRERGFAFSAGDLAPGMYALAVPLLDTSAMAVAAVTLTGAALSFSEEAVLKCHAQLLSAKVDLEADFARCFKRH, from the coding sequence ATGCTTGAAACCATGCTTGCAGCAGACGCATGCATTGATTTGCCACCCAACGGTATGGACGTACCCATCGCACAGGCAAAGGGCAGGAGCCGCGCGAGACAAGTGCCGGCCAACAGCAGCGCGAATGATCAGGTGTGCGCGCCCACGGGAACCCGCAGCGTGGAGCGCACGCTTGCCATCATCAAGGAGTTGAGTTGTCGCGGCGAATTCGGCTGGCGTCTCACGGACTTGGCCGAACATGTGGGGCTGGACCGGGCCACCTGTCACCGCATCTTGTCTTGCCTCGTCAACGAAGGCTTCGCCCAGCGCTACCCGCAGGACGCCAAGTACTACCCGGGACATTTGCTGTTCGAGATGGGGCTGGCGTTGCCTCAGTATTCGCAGCTCAGGGAACTGGCGGAGCCTCGCCTGGCGCATCTGAGCCTGTTGACCGGCTGCATCGCCAGCCTGAGTCTGCGCAGTGGCAATGATCTCGTATGCGTCTTTCAGCAGCGCGGCAATATCGAATTGGCCGGAATGATGATCCGCGTGGGCACGCGCAGACCGTTGATTGGCGCGGTGGGCGGTCTGGCCATGCTGGATGCGCTGCCGCAGGTCATCGCACAGCGGATCATCGATTCCAACGTCGAGTCAGAAGAATCCCACCGAGGTGTGCGAAGGCTAGAAGGTTTCGAGCGCATGCGTGAACACAGCCGCGAGCGGGGCTTCGCCTTCAGCGCAGGTGATCTGGCCCCGGGCATGTATGCGCTGGCCGTGCCGCTGCTGGACACAAGTGCCATGGCCGTGGCAGCAGTCACCCTGACGGGGGCAGCGTTGTCGTTCAGCGAGGAAGCCGTACTGAAATGCCATGCGCAATTGTTGAGCGCGAAGGTCGATCTGGAGGCGGATTTCGCACGGTGTTTCAAACGGCATTGA